One window of the Candidatus Kinetoplastibacterium desouzaii TCC079E genome contains the following:
- a CDS encoding CCA-adding tRNA nucleotidyltransferase: protein MITEDKYTKGLEFYMVGGAVRDKLLSIAAGDIDWVVVGSDSLEMQARGFKKVGKDFPVFLHPVSKEEFALARRERKIDVGHKGFECYSEKDVTLLEDLSRRDLTINAIACSNDGKIIDPFNGLKDLKMGVLRHISDSFREDPLRLIRLARFSAKFSRFTIAKETFNICYAIAHTDELRHLSKERVWKEISLGLMTNRPINMFDFLEKTGALSILMPELVLSDRVISFLTNLPNKFNLYVRYALLCIDTCSRDMLSVNLRVESECRNYANLLSNIMDCISVNSLIDNYILLEKCDAFRRPKRFHDLLEAANFLGVKNTNEIWLRLQNVLNIDMHKIIKSNKEIDDIKNLVRNTRLSVFVNKLNK from the coding sequence ATGATAACAGAAGATAAATATACAAAAGGTCTAGAATTTTATATGGTTGGAGGGGCAGTAAGAGATAAATTATTATCTATTGCTGCAGGTGATATAGATTGGGTGGTTGTTGGTTCTGATTCTTTAGAAATGCAAGCAAGAGGATTTAAAAAAGTTGGTAAAGATTTTCCAGTGTTTTTACATCCTGTTTCTAAAGAAGAGTTTGCTTTAGCTAGAAGGGAACGTAAAATAGATGTGGGCCATAAAGGTTTTGAATGCTATTCCGAGAAGGATGTTACGTTATTAGAAGATTTATCTCGACGAGATTTAACTATAAATGCTATTGCATGTAGTAATGATGGAAAAATTATAGATCCTTTTAATGGTTTGAAGGATCTTAAGATGGGTGTTTTGCGTCATATTAGTGATTCATTTAGAGAAGATCCTTTAAGATTAATTAGATTAGCACGTTTTTCTGCTAAATTTAGTAGATTTACTATTGCTAAAGAAACTTTTAATATATGTTATGCAATTGCTCATACTGATGAACTGAGACATTTAAGCAAAGAAAGAGTATGGAAAGAAATATCTTTAGGACTTATGACAAATAGACCAATCAATATGTTTGATTTCTTAGAAAAAACAGGAGCTTTATCTATTCTTATGCCAGAATTAGTTTTGTCTGATAGGGTTATAAGTTTTTTGACAAATCTTCCTAATAAATTTAACCTATATGTTAGGTATGCATTATTATGTATAGATACTTGCAGTAGAGATATGTTAAGTGTTAATTTGCGTGTAGAATCTGAATGTCGGAATTATGCAAATTTGCTTTCTAATATTATGGACTGTATAAGTGTGAATTCTTTAATAGATAATTATATTTTGTTAGAAAAGTGTGATGCTTTTCGTCGACCTAAGCGTTTTCATGATTTGTTAGAAGCTGCTAATTTTTTGGGTGTTAAGAATACTAATGAGATTTGGTTAAGGCTACAAAATGTTCTTAATATTGACATGCATAAAATTATAAAATCTAATAAGGAAATAGATGATATAAAAAACCTTGTTAGAAATACTAGACTGTCAGTATTTGTTAATAAACTAAATAAGTAA
- a CDS encoding 5-formyltetrahydrofolate cyclo-ligase, giving the protein MAELQYNNEITRNIRSELLTKRTKIPMSRVYEDSAHIQKKLLNYLEKITNNFKHPTNNKINIAGFWPIDKEPNLIDLLNKLSTKENIIVCLPSIYKKNHPLHFKQWTPNHNMIKGIYNILEPNSQDNLLPNILLVPTLGFTIYGDRIGYGKGYYDRTLSNFIEIKHKFLTIGISWTCGLITNNQYKAASHDIKLDGILTEDKWIKEPLKEINKIIL; this is encoded by the coding sequence ATGGCAGAATTACAATATAACAATGAAATCACTAGAAATATTCGTTCAGAACTACTAACAAAAAGAACAAAAATACCTATGAGTAGAGTATATGAAGACAGCGCACATATACAAAAAAAACTATTAAATTACCTAGAAAAAATAACAAATAATTTCAAACACCCAACCAATAATAAAATAAATATTGCTGGCTTCTGGCCCATAGACAAAGAACCTAATCTGATAGATTTATTAAATAAACTATCTACAAAAGAAAATATAATAGTTTGCTTACCATCCATATATAAAAAGAACCACCCACTTCATTTTAAACAATGGACCCCTAATCATAATATGATAAAAGGAATATATAATATCTTAGAACCAAATTCGCAAGATAATTTGCTACCTAATATATTATTAGTACCTACCCTCGGGTTTACAATATACGGAGATAGAATTGGATATGGAAAAGGATATTACGATAGGACACTATCCAATTTTATAGAAATAAAACATAAATTTTTAACTATAGGAATATCTTGGACTTGTGGTCTAATAACAAATAATCAATATAAAGCTGCTTCACACGATATAAAATTAGACGGAATATTAACTGAAGATAAGTGGATAAAAGAACCCTTAAAAGAAATAAATAAGATTATTTTATAA
- a CDS encoding DUF1289 domain-containing protein: MYKKNNFYTISSSNITQLSDSPCIAVCSTLFDDICRGCGRTSYEVSHWVCFDEETKIAIWERIKKEGYPRR, from the coding sequence ATGTACAAAAAGAATAATTTCTATACAATTTCATCTAGTAACATTACCCAACTATCAGATTCACCGTGTATTGCTGTTTGTTCTACTTTGTTCGATGATATTTGTCGAGGTTGTGGTCGTACTTCCTATGAAGTATCTCATTGGGTTTGTTTTGATGAAGAAACAAAAATTGCTATATGGGAAAGAATTAAAAAAGAAGGATATCCTCGACGTTAA
- the metK gene encoding methionine adenosyltransferase — MSNNDFLFTSESVSEGHPDKVADQVSDAILDAILLKDSGARVAAETLCSNNMLVLAGEISTNANIDYINIARNTIKNIGYDNAEYGMDYRNCAVLLSYNKQSPDIAIGLAASGKDELNQGAGDQGLMFGYACDDTLDFMPAPIWYAHRLVQRQGELRRDGRLPWLRPDAKSQVTFRYVNGQPNEVDTIVFSTQHAPDIKIAMLREAVVEEIIKPVFPSNLISTRTKFLINPTGRFVIGGPQGDCGITGRKIIVDTYGGSCPHGGGAFSGKDPSKVDRSASYMARYLAKNIVAAGIARKCQVQISYAIGVAKPINITVYTGNTVIAPDSKLSNFIYENFDLRPKSIINMLDLQRPIYYKTASYGHFGRSEPEFTWERLDKTLLFKNI; from the coding sequence GTGAGTAATAATGATTTTTTGTTTACTTCTGAATCTGTGTCTGAAGGTCATCCTGATAAGGTTGCTGATCAAGTTTCAGATGCTATATTGGATGCTATTTTATTAAAGGATTCTGGTGCTCGTGTTGCAGCAGAAACTTTATGTAGTAATAATATGTTGGTTTTGGCAGGTGAGATTTCTACAAATGCTAATATTGATTATATAAATATTGCACGTAATACTATTAAAAACATAGGTTACGATAATGCAGAATACGGCATGGATTATAGAAATTGTGCTGTTTTATTGTCTTATAATAAGCAATCTCCAGATATTGCTATTGGTTTAGCTGCGTCTGGAAAAGATGAGTTAAATCAAGGTGCTGGTGATCAAGGATTGATGTTTGGTTATGCTTGTGATGACACCTTGGATTTTATGCCTGCTCCTATATGGTATGCACATAGATTGGTTCAAAGGCAGGGAGAGTTAAGACGAGATGGTCGTTTACCTTGGCTAAGACCTGATGCTAAGTCACAAGTGACATTCCGTTATGTTAATGGACAACCAAATGAAGTTGATACTATTGTTTTTTCTACACAGCATGCTCCTGATATTAAAATAGCTATGTTAAGAGAGGCTGTAGTAGAAGAAATTATTAAGCCTGTATTCCCTAGTAATTTAATTAGCACTAGAACAAAATTTTTAATTAACCCTACTGGTAGATTTGTTATCGGTGGTCCGCAAGGTGATTGTGGTATCACTGGTAGAAAGATTATTGTGGATACCTATGGTGGATCATGTCCTCACGGTGGTGGAGCATTTTCTGGCAAGGATCCATCTAAAGTTGATAGGTCAGCCTCTTATATGGCTAGATATTTGGCTAAGAATATAGTTGCTGCAGGTATTGCTCGTAAGTGTCAAGTGCAAATTAGTTATGCAATTGGGGTTGCTAAGCCGATAAATATAACTGTATATACAGGTAATACGGTTATTGCTCCAGATAGTAAATTGTCTAATTTTATATATGAGAATTTTGATTTGCGTCCAAAAAGTATTATAAATATGTTGGATTTACAGAGACCAATATATTATAAAACAGCATCTTATGGTCACTTTGGTCGTTCCGAGCCAGAATTTACCTGGGAAAGGCTTGATAAAACTCTTTTATTTAAGAATATTTAG
- a CDS encoding lysophospholipid acyltransferase family protein, with translation MLIILCKILAILPLNILQNIGRIIGKTVYLCSKKYRDNIQSNMIKAGFNNQELFRKTAEESGAMILETPKIWFKNKYCLSKTYTSQINVIKQALSEQKGTIFITPHIGCFEIIARHLACYYPITIMFKPPKKKYLESLITNNRNIYNIKAVPANISGVRQLNKALRRKEFIGILPDQVPNQGKGTIVKFFGHEAHAMTLPAKLALQNDSILILAFAERLSKGRGWQIYYERIIKPDTNDVDILTNHINTIIEKTICKIPTQYLWSYDRYKKPSGSINN, from the coding sequence ATGTTAATCATATTATGTAAGATACTAGCAATATTACCATTAAATATTTTACAAAACATAGGAAGGATTATAGGAAAAACTGTTTATTTATGCTCAAAGAAATATCGCGATAATATACAATCAAACATGATTAAAGCAGGGTTTAATAATCAAGAGCTATTTAGAAAAACAGCAGAAGAATCTGGAGCGATGATTCTAGAAACACCCAAAATATGGTTCAAAAATAAATATTGCCTATCGAAAACATATACATCCCAGATTAACGTAATAAAACAAGCTTTATCTGAGCAAAAAGGAACAATATTTATAACTCCACATATAGGTTGTTTTGAAATAATTGCTAGACACCTAGCCTGTTATTACCCTATAACGATAATGTTCAAACCTCCTAAAAAGAAGTATCTGGAATCATTAATTACAAATAATCGCAATATTTATAATATAAAAGCTGTGCCTGCAAATATATCTGGAGTGAGGCAATTAAATAAAGCATTACGTAGAAAAGAATTCATTGGAATATTACCAGATCAAGTTCCTAATCAAGGAAAAGGAACAATAGTAAAATTCTTTGGACATGAAGCTCATGCAATGACTCTGCCTGCTAAACTAGCATTACAAAATGACTCAATTTTAATATTAGCTTTTGCAGAAAGGCTAAGTAAAGGTAGAGGATGGCAAATATACTATGAAAGAATAATAAAACCCGACACAAATGATGTTGACATACTAACTAATCATATTAACACTATAATAGAAAAAACTATATGTAAAATACCCACGCAATATCTTTGGAGCTATGACAGATATAAGAAACCTTCAGGATCTATAAATAATTAA
- the dapF gene encoding diaminopimelate epimerase, with protein sequence MSLNFTKMHGVGNDFIVINCINQNFILTAEIAKALANRNFGIGADQILLVENSINPEADFRYRIFNSTGEEVENCGNGARCFVKFVHKYNLSNKNPIKAEITSGIITLNENNDGSVTVDMGKPSFDPESLPFNTESLEFRKQSLETLWQLKTEKNKTLLLSVLSISNPHAIIVIDDINTNEVSLIGPEIESHPRFIKKVNVSFMQIKDQHSILLRVYERGAGETLACGTGACASVVSGIRRGLLQSPVLVHTKGGVLSIDWDGKSIKMTGPASFVFDGQISINNLMQTINKNTSLLKI encoded by the coding sequence ATGTCTTTAAATTTTACTAAAATGCATGGTGTAGGTAACGATTTTATAGTAATAAATTGCATAAACCAGAATTTTATTCTCACTGCTGAAATAGCTAAAGCCTTAGCAAATCGTAATTTTGGAATAGGTGCAGATCAAATATTATTAGTAGAGAATTCTATAAATCCTGAGGCAGATTTTAGATATAGAATTTTTAATTCTACGGGAGAAGAAGTAGAGAATTGTGGAAATGGTGCACGTTGTTTTGTTAAATTTGTTCATAAATATAATTTATCTAACAAAAATCCTATAAAAGCAGAAATTACATCTGGTATTATTACTCTTAACGAAAATAACGACGGATCAGTAACAGTAGATATGGGTAAACCTTCTTTTGATCCAGAAAGCCTACCATTTAACACAGAATCATTAGAATTTAGAAAACAATCATTAGAAACGTTATGGCAATTAAAAACAGAAAAAAACAAAACGTTATTACTGTCAGTTTTATCTATATCAAATCCACATGCAATAATTGTAATTGATGATATTAATACAAATGAAGTATCTCTTATAGGGCCAGAGATAGAATCTCATCCTAGATTTATAAAAAAAGTTAATGTTAGTTTTATGCAAATCAAAGATCAACATAGCATTCTTCTTCGTGTTTATGAAAGAGGTGCTGGAGAAACATTAGCTTGTGGAACAGGCGCCTGTGCATCAGTTGTTTCTGGAATAAGAAGAGGGTTATTACAATCTCCTGTTCTAGTGCATACAAAAGGAGGTGTTCTATCAATAGATTGGGATGGTAAATCTATTAAAATGACCGGCCCAGCCAGTTTTGTATTTGACGGACAAATATCCATAAACAATCTTATGCAAACAATAAACAAGAATACTAGCTTATTAAAAATATAA
- a CDS encoding tyrosine recombinase XerC, with the protein MTYEHNTTKQLIEKWLLYISANLRYSKHTVNNYKRDLIQLHNFLELENVNLQDLTTDIVRNFIVKKHASGLGPRGLARMISSWRSFYKWLKLELGIHLNPLDDIKAPKPPKNLPKSISVDQMKALLDENIKKISSNDTDPIIVRDQAIFELFYSSGLRLAELISIDMIFIKNKSYESKSWLNIETSEIIIHGKGNKQRILPVSNIAMFALNQWIKTRQKFISNKTTEQDKYALFIGIKGKRISPRVIQTQLRKTSLHLNLPENISPHTIRHSFASHLLQSSQDLRAVQELLGHKTISTTQIYTKLDFQHLSLIYDKTHPRAYRKNKS; encoded by the coding sequence ATGACCTATGAACATAATACAACAAAACAACTAATAGAAAAATGGTTACTATATATAAGTGCCAATTTAAGATATTCTAAACATACTGTTAATAATTATAAGAGAGATCTTATACAACTTCATAATTTCCTAGAATTAGAAAATGTTAATTTACAAGATCTTACAACTGATATTGTTAGAAATTTTATTGTAAAAAAACATGCATCAGGACTAGGACCTCGTGGATTGGCCAGAATGATATCATCGTGGCGTAGTTTTTATAAATGGCTTAAATTAGAACTAGGTATTCATTTAAACCCATTAGATGATATTAAAGCACCAAAACCACCCAAGAATCTTCCAAAATCTATTTCAGTAGATCAAATGAAAGCATTGCTCGACGAAAACATAAAAAAAATATCTAGCAATGACACCGACCCTATTATTGTAAGAGATCAGGCTATATTTGAATTATTTTATTCTAGTGGATTACGACTGGCAGAATTAATATCTATAGACATGATATTTATCAAAAACAAATCTTATGAATCTAAGAGTTGGTTAAATATAGAAACATCAGAAATAATAATACATGGGAAAGGAAACAAACAAAGAATTCTACCCGTAAGTAATATAGCTATGTTTGCTTTAAATCAATGGATAAAAACAAGACAAAAATTTATCTCAAATAAAACTACTGAACAAGATAAATATGCATTATTCATAGGCATAAAAGGTAAAAGAATATCCCCAAGAGTAATACAAACTCAACTAAGAAAAACTTCTTTACATCTCAATTTACCAGAAAATATATCACCTCACACTATAAGACATAGTTTTGCTAGTCATCTATTACAATCGTCACAAGATTTAAGAGCAGTTCAAGAATTACTCGGCCACAAAACAATATCAACAACGCAAATATATACAAAACTAGATTTTCAACATTTATCACTTATATATGATAAAACTCATCCAAGAGCTTATAGAAAAAATAAATCATAA